Proteins encoded together in one Astyanax mexicanus isolate ESR-SI-001 chromosome 10, AstMex3_surface, whole genome shotgun sequence window:
- the gpr151 gene encoding G-protein coupled receptor 151: MDASPVSNGSAGGNGTVDRRSVLARGAYQHLESGELRVLVPAVLAVTCVLGFVANATAIGVLISNARKAKLSLINALLLNLVLADALLLAFAVPFKAVAYARADWTLGLLVCKTCDWFVHACMAAKSITVAFLAKACHRYASNPAKQCIRVKTILVLLLIAWLLACTLPVPHWLFAALHREQDGTLACVQLVPPRARSFASGYAKAYPLAAFCAPLAFALLYFWRAYGRCMRRCSSKPQNLRAQIRSRRLTLTLFGLTLATAAMWLPHWVWWVWTRHGLENGGPLPPAHFALSAQMLMFAISLLNPLVVLALSEEFREGYKGLWRRLTLRKHPHKQQQQKPGPHAPTAPKSPVPRPETSAHLPPSRPRPEAEEAEKKQQQIKQKQKEQQEQEDKEKKEEKDSPGGGNKEGIVLPDVEQFWNERESGSHSQENDPVPWEHQNPTEGKQ; this comes from the exons ATGGACGCGTCACCGGTATCCAACGGGAGCGCCGGGGGGAACGGGACCGTGGACAGGCGCTCGGTGCTCGCGCGCGGCGCCTACCAGCACCTGGAGTCCGGCGAGCTGAGGGTGCTCGTGCCCGCGGTGCTGGCCGTCACGTGCGTGCTGGGCTTCGTCGCCAACGCCACAGCCATAGGTGTTCTGATCAGCAACGCGCGCAAAGCCAAGCTCTCCCTGATCAACGCGCTCCTGCTCAACCTCGTGCTCGCAGACGCGCTCCTGCTGGCCTTTGCCGTTCCCTTCAAAGCGGTGGCGTACGCGCGCGCAGACTGGACCCTGGGCCTGCTGGTGTGCAAGACCTGCGACTGGTTCGTGCACGCGTGCATGGCGGCCAAGAGCATCACCGTGGCCTTCCTGGCCAAGGCGTGCCACCGGTACGCGAGCAACCCCGCCAAACAG tgtatcCGTGTGAAGACCATCCTGGTGCTGCTGCTGATCGCGTGGCTGTTGGCCTGCACGCTGCCCGTGCCGCACTGGCTATTCGCCGCGCTCCACAGGGAACAGGACGGCACCCTGGCGTGCGTCCAGCTGGTTCCGCCTCGAGCCCGCAGCTTCGCGTCCGGCTACGCCAAGGCGTACCCCCTGGCGGCCTTCTGCGCGCCGCTGGCCTTCGCGCTGCTCTACTTTTGGCGCGCGTACGGTCGCTGCATGCGCCGCTGCAGCAGCAAACCGCAGAACCTGCGCGCTCAGATCCGCTCGCGCCGCCTCACGCTCACGCTCTTCGGCCTGACCCTGGCCACGGCTGCTATGTGGCTGCCGCACTGGGTGTGGTGGGTGTGGACGCGGCACGGCTTGGAAAACGGCGGACCGCTGCCACCCGCGCACTTCGCCCTGAGCGCGCAGATGCTCATGTTCGCCATCTCGCTCCTAAACCCGCTCGTCGTGCTCGCGCTCTCCGAGGAGTTCCGCGAGGGCTACAAAGGCCTGTGGCGCCGCCTCACGCTCCGCAAGCATCCGCACAAACAGCAGCAACAGAAGCCCGGGCCGCACGCGCCCACCGCCCCCAAGTCGCCCGTACCGAGACCCGAGACCTCCGCCCACCTGCCGCCCAGCAGACCGAGACCTGAGGCCGAGGAGGccgagaagaagcagcagcagataaagcagaagcagaaggagcagcaggagcaggaggacaaggagaaaaaggaggagaaggACAGTCCAGGGGGAGGGAATAAAGAGGGGATAGTGCTGCCAGATGTGGAGCAGTTCTGGAACGAGCGCGAGAGTGGATCCCACTCGCAAGAGAACGATCCCGTTCCCTGGGAACACCAGAACCCCACAGAGGGCAAGCAGTGA
- the LOC103039288 gene encoding serine/threonine-protein phosphatase 2A 55 kDa regulatory subunit B beta isoform isoform X2, which produces MEEEIDNRKINNSFLRDHNYATEADIISTVEFNSTGELLATGDKGGRVVVFQREQESKNQPHRRGEYNVYSTFQSHEPEFDYLKSLEIEEKINKIRWLPQQNAAYFLLSTNDKTVKLWKISERDKRPEGYNLKDEDGRIRDPSTITSLRVPVLRPMDLMVEATPRRVFSNGHTYHINSISVNSDYETYMSTDDLRINLWHLEITNRSFNIVDIKPTNMEELTEVITAAEFHPHQCNTFVYSSSKGSIRLCDMRSAALCDNHSKFFEEPEDPSNRSFFSEIISSISDVKFSHSGRYLMTRDYLTVKVWDLNMESKPLETYQVHDYLRSKLCSLYENDCIFDKFECVWNGSDSVIMTGSYNNFFRMFDRNTKRDVTLEASRENSKPRAILKPRKVCVGGKRRKDEISVDSLDFSKKILHTTWHPSENIIAVAATNNLYIFQDKVN; this is translated from the exons CCGACATCATCTCTACGGTTGAGTTCAACTCAACAGGGGAGCTCCTGGCCACTGGAGACAAGGGAGGACGAGTGGTGGTTTTCCAGAGGGAACAGGAG AGTAAGAACCAGCCTCATAGAAGAGGGGAGTATAACGTTTACAGCACGTTCCAGAGCCACGAGCCCGAGTTCGACTACCTGAAGAGTTTGGAAATTGAGGAGAAAATCAACAAGATCCGATGGCTGCCCCAGCAAAATGCAGCCTACTTCCTGCTGTCCACCAATG ATAAAACTGTGAAGCTATGGAAGATCAGTGAGCGAGATAAAAGACCAGAAGGCTACAATTTGAAGGACGAAGATGGAAGGATTCGAGACCCTTCCACCATCACCTCACTACGG GTACCAGTGCTGCGGCCCATGGACCTCATGGTGGAGGCCACACCCAGAAGAGTGTTCTCCAATGGTCACACGTACCACATCAACTCCATCTCTGTTAACAGTGACTATGAGACCTACATGTCCACGGATGACCTGAGGATCAACCTCTGGCACCTGGAGATCACCAACAGGAGCTTCA ATATTGTGGACATTAAGCCAACCAATATGGAGGAGCTGACGGAGGTGATAACAGCGGCAGAGTTCCATCCTCACCAGTGCAACACGTTCGtctacagcagcagtaaaggaTCCATTCGGCTGTGTGATATGAGATCCGCTGCACTCTGTGACAACCACTCCAAAT TCTTTGAAGAACCAGAAGATCCGAGCAATCGCTCCTTCTTCTCAGAAATCATCTCTTCCATCTCAGACGTCAAGTTTAGCCACAGCGGGCGGTACCTGATGACGAGGGATTACCTGACGGTAAAAGTGTGGGACCTCAATATGGAGAGTAAACCTCTGGAGACCTATCAG GTACACGACTATCTGAGGAGCAAGCTCTGCTCGCTGTATGAGAACGACTGCATATTTGACAAGTTCGAATGTGTGTGGAATGGATCAGACAG CGTGATAATGACTGGCTCCTACAACAACTTCTTCCGGATGTTCGACCGCAATACAAAACGCGACGTGACCCTGGAGGCGTCGCGGGAGAACAGCAAGCCCAGGGCCATCCTGAAGCCACGCAAGGTGTGCGTGGGCGGCAAGCGGCGCAAGGACGAGATCAGCGTGGACAGCCTGGACTTCAGCAAGAAAATTCTCCACACCACCTGGCACCCCTCGGAGAACATCATCGCTGTGGCGGCCACCAACAACCTCTACATCTTCCAGGATAAGGTCAACTAG
- the LOC103039288 gene encoding serine/threonine-protein phosphatase 2A 55 kDa regulatory subunit B beta isoform isoform X3, with product MHLYTEDERKYLKADIISTVEFNSTGELLATGDKGGRVVVFQREQESKNQPHRRGEYNVYSTFQSHEPEFDYLKSLEIEEKINKIRWLPQQNAAYFLLSTNDKTVKLWKISERDKRPEGYNLKDEDGRIRDPSTITSLRVPVLRPMDLMVEATPRRVFSNGHTYHINSISVNSDYETYMSTDDLRINLWHLEITNRSFNIVDIKPTNMEELTEVITAAEFHPHQCNTFVYSSSKGSIRLCDMRSAALCDNHSKFFEEPEDPSNRSFFSEIISSISDVKFSHSGRYLMTRDYLTVKVWDLNMESKPLETYQVHDYLRSKLCSLYENDCIFDKFECVWNGSDSVIMTGSYNNFFRMFDRNTKRDVTLEASRENSKPRAILKPRKVCVGGKRRKDEISVDSLDFSKKILHTTWHPSENIIAVAATNNLYIFQDKVN from the exons ATGCATCTTTATACAGAGGATGAAAGGAAATATCTGAAAG CCGACATCATCTCTACGGTTGAGTTCAACTCAACAGGGGAGCTCCTGGCCACTGGAGACAAGGGAGGACGAGTGGTGGTTTTCCAGAGGGAACAGGAG AGTAAGAACCAGCCTCATAGAAGAGGGGAGTATAACGTTTACAGCACGTTCCAGAGCCACGAGCCCGAGTTCGACTACCTGAAGAGTTTGGAAATTGAGGAGAAAATCAACAAGATCCGATGGCTGCCCCAGCAAAATGCAGCCTACTTCCTGCTGTCCACCAATG ATAAAACTGTGAAGCTATGGAAGATCAGTGAGCGAGATAAAAGACCAGAAGGCTACAATTTGAAGGACGAAGATGGAAGGATTCGAGACCCTTCCACCATCACCTCACTACGG GTACCAGTGCTGCGGCCCATGGACCTCATGGTGGAGGCCACACCCAGAAGAGTGTTCTCCAATGGTCACACGTACCACATCAACTCCATCTCTGTTAACAGTGACTATGAGACCTACATGTCCACGGATGACCTGAGGATCAACCTCTGGCACCTGGAGATCACCAACAGGAGCTTCA ATATTGTGGACATTAAGCCAACCAATATGGAGGAGCTGACGGAGGTGATAACAGCGGCAGAGTTCCATCCTCACCAGTGCAACACGTTCGtctacagcagcagtaaaggaTCCATTCGGCTGTGTGATATGAGATCCGCTGCACTCTGTGACAACCACTCCAAAT TCTTTGAAGAACCAGAAGATCCGAGCAATCGCTCCTTCTTCTCAGAAATCATCTCTTCCATCTCAGACGTCAAGTTTAGCCACAGCGGGCGGTACCTGATGACGAGGGATTACCTGACGGTAAAAGTGTGGGACCTCAATATGGAGAGTAAACCTCTGGAGACCTATCAG GTACACGACTATCTGAGGAGCAAGCTCTGCTCGCTGTATGAGAACGACTGCATATTTGACAAGTTCGAATGTGTGTGGAATGGATCAGACAG CGTGATAATGACTGGCTCCTACAACAACTTCTTCCGGATGTTCGACCGCAATACAAAACGCGACGTGACCCTGGAGGCGTCGCGGGAGAACAGCAAGCCCAGGGCCATCCTGAAGCCACGCAAGGTGTGCGTGGGCGGCAAGCGGCGCAAGGACGAGATCAGCGTGGACAGCCTGGACTTCAGCAAGAAAATTCTCCACACCACCTGGCACCCCTCGGAGAACATCATCGCTGTGGCGGCCACCAACAACCTCTACATCTTCCAGGATAAGGTCAACTAG
- the LOC103039288 gene encoding serine/threonine-protein phosphatase 2A 55 kDa regulatory subunit B beta isoform isoform X1 produces the protein MKCFSRYLPYLFRPPSTILSSTCHTEADIISTVEFNSTGELLATGDKGGRVVVFQREQESKNQPHRRGEYNVYSTFQSHEPEFDYLKSLEIEEKINKIRWLPQQNAAYFLLSTNDKTVKLWKISERDKRPEGYNLKDEDGRIRDPSTITSLRVPVLRPMDLMVEATPRRVFSNGHTYHINSISVNSDYETYMSTDDLRINLWHLEITNRSFNIVDIKPTNMEELTEVITAAEFHPHQCNTFVYSSSKGSIRLCDMRSAALCDNHSKFFEEPEDPSNRSFFSEIISSISDVKFSHSGRYLMTRDYLTVKVWDLNMESKPLETYQVHDYLRSKLCSLYENDCIFDKFECVWNGSDSVIMTGSYNNFFRMFDRNTKRDVTLEASRENSKPRAILKPRKVCVGGKRRKDEISVDSLDFSKKILHTTWHPSENIIAVAATNNLYIFQDKVN, from the exons CCGACATCATCTCTACGGTTGAGTTCAACTCAACAGGGGAGCTCCTGGCCACTGGAGACAAGGGAGGACGAGTGGTGGTTTTCCAGAGGGAACAGGAG AGTAAGAACCAGCCTCATAGAAGAGGGGAGTATAACGTTTACAGCACGTTCCAGAGCCACGAGCCCGAGTTCGACTACCTGAAGAGTTTGGAAATTGAGGAGAAAATCAACAAGATCCGATGGCTGCCCCAGCAAAATGCAGCCTACTTCCTGCTGTCCACCAATG ATAAAACTGTGAAGCTATGGAAGATCAGTGAGCGAGATAAAAGACCAGAAGGCTACAATTTGAAGGACGAAGATGGAAGGATTCGAGACCCTTCCACCATCACCTCACTACGG GTACCAGTGCTGCGGCCCATGGACCTCATGGTGGAGGCCACACCCAGAAGAGTGTTCTCCAATGGTCACACGTACCACATCAACTCCATCTCTGTTAACAGTGACTATGAGACCTACATGTCCACGGATGACCTGAGGATCAACCTCTGGCACCTGGAGATCACCAACAGGAGCTTCA ATATTGTGGACATTAAGCCAACCAATATGGAGGAGCTGACGGAGGTGATAACAGCGGCAGAGTTCCATCCTCACCAGTGCAACACGTTCGtctacagcagcagtaaaggaTCCATTCGGCTGTGTGATATGAGATCCGCTGCACTCTGTGACAACCACTCCAAAT TCTTTGAAGAACCAGAAGATCCGAGCAATCGCTCCTTCTTCTCAGAAATCATCTCTTCCATCTCAGACGTCAAGTTTAGCCACAGCGGGCGGTACCTGATGACGAGGGATTACCTGACGGTAAAAGTGTGGGACCTCAATATGGAGAGTAAACCTCTGGAGACCTATCAG GTACACGACTATCTGAGGAGCAAGCTCTGCTCGCTGTATGAGAACGACTGCATATTTGACAAGTTCGAATGTGTGTGGAATGGATCAGACAG CGTGATAATGACTGGCTCCTACAACAACTTCTTCCGGATGTTCGACCGCAATACAAAACGCGACGTGACCCTGGAGGCGTCGCGGGAGAACAGCAAGCCCAGGGCCATCCTGAAGCCACGCAAGGTGTGCGTGGGCGGCAAGCGGCGCAAGGACGAGATCAGCGTGGACAGCCTGGACTTCAGCAAGAAAATTCTCCACACCACCTGGCACCCCTCGGAGAACATCATCGCTGTGGCGGCCACCAACAACCTCTACATCTTCCAGGATAAGGTCAACTAG